GGACAGCCAGTCGACGTAGGCCGCGACGGCGTCGTCCTCCAGCCAGGGCGAGAGGAATCCTGGCGTCTGTGCGCCTTGTCCGGGGGCCACGATCACGAGCACGGATCCAGACTGCCGTCCGGGGGCGGAGGACCGCGCCTGCACCGTCCACGAACTTGGCGCCGCGTCCTTGTGGGAGTCCTACAAGGACGCGAGGGTGGCGACCACGGGTCGGTGGTCGGAGCCCGGCGCGTTGCGTCGCAGGTCGGGATCGTCGGCGACCGACGGGGTGGCCGCGACGGCCGTCGGACCGCCCGTCGTGACCGATCGGACGGTGCCGACCAGGGCGTGGCTGACCAGGAGGTGGTCGATGAGCTCGTGGCGCCCGCGGTAGATCCGGCTGAAGCGCTGGTCCTCGGGGATGAGCGGCGCGAGGTTCCACAGCCGGGCCGCGTCCCCGGCGTCGGGCCGGTCGAAGCCGGCGGTGCCGATCTCGGAGCCGCCCGGCCCGAGGAGGATCTGGGTGGTCGCGGCCTCGGGCTCGTCGTTGAGGTCGCCGGCCACCAGCAGGCGGCGTCGGGGGCCGTCGTCCGGGTCGGCGAGGAGGTGCGTCACCGCATCCCGTACGGCGGCCGCCTCCGCTGCGCGCCGGTGGAGCGCGTAGACGGCGTACCGGGCGCGCTCGCCCTCGTCCCGCGGACCGAACCGGCCGCCGGGATAGGTCAGCAGCTTCGACTTGAGGTGGGTCGAGACCAGGTCGAGGGCGTCCGCGCCGTCGCCGATCCGCACGTGCAGCGCGGGGCGGCCCATGGCGTCCATCGTCTCGCCGTGGTCGCCGACCTGGACCGGTTGCAGGCCGGCCGGGAACGAGGTGACCTGCGCGACCACGCTGAGCGGGAGCCGGGAGATGCAGCCGACCCGGATCCCGCGCCCGTCGGGACCGGCGACCTCGGCGGTCCAGGAGCCGTCGAGCAGGTCGAGGAGGTCCTGGAGCGCGTCGGGGTCGCCCACCTCCTGGACGGCGAGCGCGTCGGGGTCGAGCGCCGTGATCGTGGCCGCGAGCGCGGCGAGCTTGGCCTCGTAGGCGCCGGCGGTGGTCGGCGCCGCGTCGGTCACGCTCGGCCGGAACAGGTTCTCCAGGTTCCAGGTACCGAT
This genomic interval from Nocardioides kongjuensis contains the following:
- a CDS encoding endonuclease/exonuclease/phosphatase family protein; its protein translation is MRIGTWNLENLFRPSVTDAAPTTAGAYEAKLAALAATITALDPDALAVQEVGDPDALQDLLDLLDGSWTAEVAGPDGRGIRVGCISRLPLSVVAQVTSFPAGLQPVQVGDHGETMDAMGRPALHVRIGDGADALDLVSTHLKSKLLTYPGGRFGPRDEGERARYAVYALHRRAAEAAAVRDAVTHLLADPDDGPRRRLLVAGDLNDEPEAATTQILLGPGGSEIGTAGFDRPDAGDAARLWNLAPLIPEDQRFSRIYRGRHELIDHLLVSHALVGTVRSVTTGGPTAVAATPSVADDPDLRRNAPGSDHRPVVATLASL